In Yersinia enterocolitica subsp. enterocolitica, one DNA window encodes the following:
- the syd gene encoding SecY-interacting protein, producing the protein MDQNVSTALKSFTQRYIDLWQQQTGRPPASEELYGVPSPCNIETQDNQVFWLPQPFVGEANLANVERALEIQLHPDIHEFYTQQYAGDMKADLGDHRFTLLQVWSEDDFIRLQENLIGHLVTQKRLKLSPTLFLATTESEMTMASLCNVSGNMVLEEFGSGKRTLLASTLAHFLDALRPVFPE; encoded by the coding sequence ATGGACCAGAACGTTTCAACGGCACTCAAGAGCTTTACTCAGCGCTATATTGACTTATGGCAGCAGCAAACCGGGCGACCACCTGCCAGTGAGGAGCTTTATGGGGTACCTTCTCCCTGTAATATAGAAACTCAGGATAATCAGGTGTTTTGGTTGCCGCAGCCTTTTGTTGGTGAAGCTAATCTTGCCAATGTTGAACGGGCACTGGAGATTCAGCTTCATCCAGATATCCATGAGTTTTATACCCAACAATATGCCGGGGACATGAAAGCTGATTTAGGTGATCACCGTTTTACCTTGCTTCAGGTCTGGAGCGAGGACGATTTCATTCGTTTACAGGAAAATCTCATTGGTCATTTGGTGACACAGAAAAGACTGAAACTCTCGCCAACACTGTTTTTAGCGACAACGGAATCGGAAATGACCATGGCCTCACTGTGTAATGTTAGTGGCAATATGGTGTTAGAGGAGTTTGGTAGCGGTAAACGGACATTACTGGCATCGACTCTTGCTCATTTTCTGGATGCATTACGTCCTGTATTTCCTGAATAA
- the queF gene encoding NADPH-dependent 7-cyano-7-deazaguanine reductase QueF (Catalyzes the NADPH-dependent reduction of 7-cyano-7-deazaguanine (preQ0) to 7-aminomethyl-7-deazaguanine (preQ1) in queuosine biosynthesis), which produces MSSYQDHKALAELTLGKPTAYCDHYDVTLLQAVPRSINREPLGLYPDNLPFHGADIWTLYELSWLNSKGLPQVAIGEISLNADSVNLIESKSFKLYLNSFNQTVFTDWESVRTTLQQDLSACAQGEVSITLYRLDEMTHQPIANFSGECLDEQDLYIDSYEFNADYLQGAAGKNRVTESLVSHLLKSNCLITHQPDWGSVQISYSGPQINREALLRYLISFRHHNEFHEQCVERIFNDIMRFCQPETLSVYARYTRRGGLDINPWRSNTDFVPLTGRLARQ; this is translated from the coding sequence ATGTCTTCATATCAAGACCACAAGGCTCTGGCGGAACTGACGCTGGGCAAACCCACCGCGTATTGTGATCACTACGATGTGACCTTATTGCAGGCCGTGCCACGCAGTATAAACCGCGAACCTCTCGGTTTATATCCCGATAATCTGCCCTTTCATGGCGCTGATATCTGGACGTTATATGAGCTATCCTGGCTAAACAGTAAAGGCTTACCACAAGTTGCTATAGGTGAAATTAGCCTAAATGCTGATAGCGTTAATCTCATTGAGTCAAAAAGCTTTAAACTTTACCTCAACAGTTTTAACCAAACAGTGTTTACTGATTGGGAAAGTGTACGCACTACTTTGCAACAGGATTTATCCGCCTGTGCCCAAGGAGAGGTGAGTATCACCCTATACCGTCTGGATGAAATGACACATCAACCGATAGCCAACTTCTCGGGAGAATGTCTGGATGAGCAAGATCTCTATATCGACAGTTATGAATTCAATGCCGATTATCTGCAAGGTGCAGCAGGTAAAAACCGCGTAACAGAGAGCCTGGTCAGCCACTTGCTAAAATCTAACTGTCTGATAACTCACCAACCAGATTGGGGTTCTGTCCAAATAAGCTACAGTGGCCCGCAAATTAACCGCGAAGCCTTACTGCGCTATCTTATCTCTTTCCGCCATCATAATGAGTTTCACGAGCAGTGTGTCGAACGCATTTTCAATGACATTATGCGTTTCTGTCAGCCTGAGACACTATCCGTTTATGCGCGTTATACCCGTCGCGGAGGGCTGGATATCAATCCATGGCGTTCCAATACTGATTTTGTGCCATTGACTGGCCGCCTGGCGCGACAATAA
- the ppnN gene encoding nucleotide 5'-monophosphate nucleosidase PpnN, producing the protein MITHVSPLGSMDLLSQFEVDMLKRTASSDLYRLFRNCSLAVLNSGSLTDNSKELLSRYETFDINVLRRERGVKLELVNPPEHAFVDGKIIRSLQANLFAVLRDILFVNGQIVNAERFQHLNMESSNHLTNLVFSILRNARALHLDEDPNMIVCWGGHSINETEYLYARKVGNQLGLRELNICTGCGPGAMEAPMKGAAVGHAQQRYKQGRFIGMTEPSIIAAEPPNPLVNELIIMPDIEKRLEAFVRIAHGIIIFPGGVGTAEELLYLLGILMNPDNEEQVLPLILTGPKESADYFRVVDEFIMNTLGDKAREYYQIIIDNPDEVARQMKKAMPLVKENRRNTGDAYSFNWSMRIESDLQHPFEPTHENMANLDLSHNQPPEKLAAALRRAFSGIVAGNVKEVGIHAIEAHGPFKLHGDPLLMKHMDQLLQGFIIQQRMKLPGSAYTPCYEICS; encoded by the coding sequence TTGATTACACATGTCAGCCCACTCGGCTCAATGGATCTGTTATCACAGTTCGAAGTGGATATGCTCAAACGTACAGCCAGTAGTGATCTGTACCGTTTATTCCGTAATTGCTCATTGGCTGTTCTTAACTCAGGTAGTCTGACTGATAACAGCAAAGAGCTTTTATCTCGCTATGAAACCTTTGATATCAATGTGCTGCGCCGCGAACGTGGTGTAAAACTCGAACTGGTTAATCCACCAGAGCATGCTTTTGTTGATGGTAAAATTATTCGCTCTTTGCAGGCAAACTTGTTTGCAGTCTTACGTGACATTCTGTTTGTTAATGGTCAAATCGTAAACGCCGAGCGTTTCCAACATCTGAATATGGAAAGCTCCAACCATTTGACCAATTTGGTCTTTTCAATTTTGCGTAATGCCCGTGCCCTGCATCTTGATGAAGATCCGAATATGATTGTGTGCTGGGGCGGCCATTCAATCAATGAAACCGAATACTTGTATGCCCGTAAAGTCGGCAACCAGTTAGGTTTGCGTGAATTGAATATCTGCACCGGCTGTGGGCCGGGAGCCATGGAAGCACCGATGAAAGGTGCCGCAGTGGGTCATGCCCAACAACGTTACAAACAAGGCCGCTTTATCGGTATGACCGAACCATCAATCATTGCTGCAGAACCACCAAACCCGTTAGTCAATGAACTGATTATCATGCCAGACATTGAAAAACGGCTAGAGGCCTTTGTTCGTATCGCTCATGGCATCATTATTTTCCCTGGTGGCGTGGGAACAGCAGAAGAGTTGCTCTATTTGTTAGGTATTCTGATGAATCCGGATAATGAGGAGCAGGTTTTACCTCTGATCCTGACCGGGCCAAAAGAGAGTGCAGATTACTTCAGAGTTGTGGATGAATTCATCATGAACACTCTGGGTGATAAAGCACGTGAATACTACCAGATAATTATTGATAACCCGGATGAAGTCGCTCGTCAGATGAAAAAAGCGATGCCATTGGTGAAAGAAAATCGCCGTAATACCGGTGACGCTTATAGTTTCAACTGGTCTATGCGTATCGAGTCAGACTTGCAGCACCCCTTTGAACCGACTCATGAGAACATGGCCAACCTAGACTTATCCCACAACCAACCCCCAGAGAAGCTGGCTGCTGCATTACGCCGCGCTTTCTCCGGTATTGTGGCGGGTAACGTTAAAGAAGTGGGTATCCATGCCATTGAAGCTCACGGGCCATTCAAGTTGCATGGTGATCCTCTACTAATGAAACACATGGACCAGCTGTTGCAAGGTTTTATTATCCAGCAGCGGATGAAATTACCAGGCAGTGCTTATACACCTTGCTATGAAATCTGTAGTTAA
- the xni gene encoding flap endonuclease Xni: MQIHLLIVDALNLIRRIHAVQGSPSVNACQHALQQLISHSQPTHAVAVFDEDDRSDSWRHQSLPDYKAGRSPMPDNLQQEMPLIREAFNSLGVNCWSSPGNEADDLAATLAVKIGGAGHQVTIVSTDKGYCQLLAPNVQIRDYFQKRWLDMPFVKQEFGVLPHQLPDYWGLAGISSSKIPGVAGIGAKTAALLLQQASSLEELYQELDSVPEKWRKKLQQHQEMAFICKQIATLKTDLPLSGNLQQLRLNR, encoded by the coding sequence ATGCAAATCCACCTTCTTATTGTTGATGCCCTTAATCTGATTCGTCGCATTCATGCGGTGCAAGGTTCACCTAGCGTTAATGCTTGTCAGCATGCACTGCAACAGCTGATTTCACATAGCCAGCCAACCCATGCAGTCGCCGTTTTTGATGAAGATGACCGCTCGGATAGTTGGCGTCATCAATCTCTGCCTGATTACAAAGCGGGCCGCTCACCAATGCCAGATAATCTGCAACAAGAGATGCCGCTGATCCGTGAAGCATTTAACTCATTGGGGGTTAATTGCTGGAGTTCGCCGGGCAATGAAGCGGATGACCTCGCTGCGACTTTAGCAGTAAAGATTGGTGGGGCGGGGCATCAGGTCACTATTGTTTCTACCGACAAAGGCTATTGCCAACTGTTGGCGCCAAATGTTCAGATTCGCGATTACTTCCAAAAACGCTGGCTGGATATGCCGTTCGTCAAGCAGGAGTTTGGCGTTTTACCGCACCAATTACCTGACTACTGGGGGCTTGCTGGGATCAGTAGTAGCAAAATTCCGGGAGTCGCCGGTATTGGAGCAAAAACTGCCGCGCTGTTATTGCAACAAGCCAGCAGCCTGGAGGAACTCTATCAGGAGCTGGACTCAGTGCCAGAAAAATGGCGTAAAAAGTTGCAACAGCATCAGGAAATGGCCTTTATTTGCAAACAAATAGCGACCCTTAAAACTGATTTACCATTAAGTGGCAACTTGCAGCAGTTACGTTTGAATCGGTGA
- the rlmM gene encoding 23S rRNA (cytidine(2498)-2'-O)-methyltransferase RlmM, whose product MNNKIALYCRSGFEKECAAEITAKAAQLEIFGFARVKENSGYVLFECYQLEDADRLIREVPFRELIFARQMMVVGELLKDLPPEDRVSPIVGMLTGVVEKAGELRVEVADTNESKELLKFCRKLTVPLRNAMREQKILSARENPHRPVVHVFFIASGCCYVGYSYSNNNSPFYMGIPRLKFPSDAPSRSTLKLEEAFHVFIPADEWEERLASGMHAVDLGACPGGWTYQLVQRSMMVQAIDNGLMAQSLMDTGQVTHHRVDGFKYEPTRSNIYWLVCDMVEKPAKVTQLIIKWLVNGWCREAIFNLKLPMKKRFEVVSENLEMIDEQLKENGINAHIQAKQLYHDREEVTVHVRRIWSGVPGRRDERF is encoded by the coding sequence ATGAATAATAAAATTGCTTTATATTGCCGCTCAGGTTTTGAGAAAGAGTGCGCGGCGGAAATTACCGCCAAAGCAGCACAGCTCGAAATCTTTGGTTTCGCTCGGGTAAAAGAAAATAGCGGTTATGTGTTGTTTGAATGTTATCAGTTGGAAGATGCGGATCGTTTGATTCGTGAAGTGCCATTCCGCGAATTGATTTTCGCCCGCCAAATGATGGTTGTGGGTGAGCTACTGAAAGATTTACCGCCGGAAGATCGCGTATCGCCAATCGTTGGTATGTTAACCGGTGTTGTCGAGAAAGCCGGTGAACTGCGAGTTGAAGTTGCTGACACCAATGAAAGCAAAGAGTTGCTTAAGTTTTGCCGTAAGTTGACGGTGCCGTTGCGTAATGCAATGCGTGAGCAAAAAATTCTGTCTGCCCGTGAGAATCCTCATCGGCCAGTGGTGCATGTATTCTTTATTGCATCGGGTTGTTGTTATGTTGGTTATTCTTATAGCAACAATAACTCCCCGTTTTATATGGGGATCCCGCGCCTTAAGTTCCCATCTGATGCCCCAAGCCGTTCAACTCTTAAACTGGAAGAAGCTTTCCATGTGTTTATCCCCGCAGACGAATGGGAAGAGCGTTTAGCCAGTGGTATGCATGCTGTCGATTTAGGCGCTTGTCCCGGTGGTTGGACTTATCAGTTAGTGCAACGCAGCATGATGGTTCAGGCCATTGATAATGGCTTGATGGCACAAAGCTTGATGGATACCGGGCAGGTTACGCACCATCGCGTAGACGGTTTTAAATATGAGCCAACACGTAGCAATATTTACTGGTTAGTGTGCGATATGGTGGAAAAACCGGCTAAAGTTACCCAACTTATTATTAAATGGCTGGTCAATGGTTGGTGTCGTGAGGCGATTTTTAACCTGAAGTTACCGATGAAAAAGCGTTTTGAAGTTGTTTCAGAAAATCTGGAAATGATTGATGAACAGCTAAAAGAAAATGGTATTAATGCCCATATTCAGGCTAAGCAGCTCTATCATGACCGCGAAGAAGTTACGGTGCATGTGCGGCGTATTTGGTCTGGTGTGCCGGGCCGTCGTGATGAGCGTTTTTAA
- a CDS encoding DUF423 domain-containing protein, with amino-acid sequence MNGRLMLIFAALSGFFYVAFGAFGAHVLSASLGANEMAWVHTGLEYQGFHTLAILALAVAMQRQISIWFYWSGALLALGILLFSGSLYCLALSHLKLWVYITPVGGVCFLAGWILMLIGALRLRKRAERHE; translated from the coding sequence ATGAATGGTCGTTTAATGCTGATATTTGCTGCCCTGAGCGGTTTTTTCTATGTTGCTTTCGGTGCCTTTGGGGCGCATGTATTGAGTGCCTCTTTGGGGGCGAATGAAATGGCTTGGGTTCATACCGGGCTGGAGTATCAGGGATTCCATACACTGGCTATCCTGGCACTCGCTGTTGCCATGCAACGGCAGATAAGTATCTGGTTTTACTGGAGTGGTGCCTTGTTAGCACTCGGAATATTACTCTTTAGTGGCAGTTTATACTGCCTGGCTCTATCGCACCTGAAATTGTGGGTATATATCACGCCAGTGGGCGGAGTATGTTTTCTGGCGGGATGGATTTTGATGTTGATTGGCGCGCTGCGTCTAAGAAAAAGGGCAGAACGCCATGAATAA
- a CDS encoding transcriptional regulator GcvA — protein sequence MSKRLPPLNALRVFDAAARHLSFTKAADELFVTQAAVSHQIKSLEDFLGLKLFRRRNRSLLLTEEGQSYYLDIKEIFTSINEATRKLQARSAKGALTVSLPPSFAIQWLVPRLSGFNAAYPGIDVRIQAVDREEDKLADDVDVAIFYGRGNWTGLRTERLYAEFLLPVCAPSLLMGENGLKVPADLANHTLLHDTSRRDWMAYTRQLGVPQINVQQGPIFSHSAMVVQAAVHGQGIALVNNVMAQSEIEAGRLVCPFSDVLVSKNAFYLVCHDSQAELGKIAAFRQWILARAASEQEKLRFRYEN from the coding sequence ATGTCAAAACGATTACCACCACTGAACGCTTTGCGGGTCTTCGATGCGGCCGCACGCCACCTGAGTTTTACTAAAGCGGCTGATGAATTATTTGTCACGCAAGCCGCTGTTAGCCACCAGATAAAGTCACTGGAGGATTTTCTCGGACTAAAACTGTTCCGTCGGCGTAACCGTTCTTTGCTGCTGACCGAAGAAGGGCAGAGTTATTACCTCGACATCAAAGAGATTTTTACCTCCATCAATGAAGCCACTCGCAAATTGCAGGCACGTAGTGCTAAAGGTGCTCTGACCGTCAGTCTTCCCCCCAGTTTTGCTATCCAATGGTTGGTTCCTCGTCTGTCTGGATTTAATGCGGCTTATCCGGGCATTGATGTCAGAATTCAGGCGGTAGACCGAGAAGAGGATAAACTCGCTGATGATGTCGATGTGGCGATATTTTACGGCCGAGGAAATTGGACTGGCTTGCGTACTGAACGCCTGTATGCCGAATTCTTGCTTCCTGTTTGTGCTCCCAGCCTGCTAATGGGCGAGAATGGATTAAAAGTACCGGCAGATCTGGCTAATCACACCCTGTTGCATGATACTTCCCGCCGAGATTGGATGGCGTATACCCGTCAATTGGGTGTACCGCAGATTAATGTGCAGCAAGGCCCAATATTTAGCCACAGTGCGATGGTGGTTCAGGCTGCTGTTCATGGTCAAGGTATTGCGTTGGTGAATAACGTTATGGCGCAATCTGAGATTGAAGCGGGTCGATTGGTGTGCCCGTTTAGCGATGTGCTAGTGAGTAAAAATGCTTTTTATCTGGTTTGTCATGACAGTCAGGCAGAACTGGGTAAAATAGCCGCCTTTCGTCAGTGGATACTGGCAAGAGCGGCTAGCGAGCAGGAAAAGCTACGCTTTCGCTACGAGAACTAA
- a CDS encoding YgdI/YgdR family lipoprotein, which produces MKKTAAVISALMLTFTLAACSSNYVMHTNDGRTIVADGKPKVDDETGMISYTDANGTEQQINRSEVKEMAEGK; this is translated from the coding sequence ATGAAAAAGACAGCTGCCGTAATCTCTGCACTTATGCTCACTTTTACCTTAGCAGCGTGTTCAAGCAATTATGTCATGCACACTAATGATGGTCGCACTATCGTTGCTGATGGTAAACCTAAAGTAGATGATGAAACGGGGATGATAAGTTATACCGATGCCAATGGTACCGAACAGCAAATTAATCGTTCAGAAGTAAAAGAAATGGCTGAGGGCAAGTAG
- the csdA gene encoding cysteine desulfurase CsdA, translated as MKSFNPTDFRQEFPAINDEIIYLDSAATALKPRAMIEATQLFYQQDAATVHRSQHQSALSLTARFEATRQQVADFINAPDAENIIWTRGTTEAVNLVAQSYARPRLQAGDEIIVSEAEHHANLIPWLMVAEQTGARIIKLPIDQDHLPNLSLLPQLFSNKTRILALGQMSNVTGGSPQLAEAIELAHQHGCIVMVDGAQGIVHSPADVQALDIDFYAFSAHKLYGPTGIGVLYGKSELLKEMPAWQGGGKMLTHASFGGFTPHEVPYRFEAGTPNIAGVIGLSAVLSWLEHIDLDEAETYSQNLAILAENKLAQLPGFRSFRCQQSSLLAFTFDGVHHSDLATLLAEQGIALRAGQHCAQPLMAALGISGSLRASFAPYNTENDVETLCTAIAKALELLQD; from the coding sequence ATGAAGTCTTTTAATCCAACGGATTTTCGCCAGGAATTTCCGGCAATTAACGATGAAATAATCTATCTGGACAGCGCAGCGACGGCCCTGAAACCACGCGCCATGATTGAAGCGACCCAGTTATTTTATCAGCAAGACGCCGCAACAGTGCATCGTAGCCAACATCAATCGGCGTTGTCATTGACCGCTCGTTTTGAAGCAACCCGCCAGCAGGTAGCTGACTTTATCAATGCGCCAGACGCAGAAAATATCATTTGGACTCGCGGTACAACTGAAGCCGTTAATCTGGTAGCGCAAAGTTATGCTCGCCCTCGCCTACAGGCTGGGGATGAAATTATTGTTAGCGAAGCAGAACATCATGCCAACTTAATACCCTGGCTTATGGTTGCCGAACAAACGGGTGCCCGAATCATTAAGTTGCCGATCGATCAGGATCATCTGCCTAACCTATCGTTATTACCGCAGTTATTTAGCAATAAAACCCGCATATTAGCGCTAGGTCAGATGTCTAACGTGACAGGCGGTAGCCCACAATTAGCCGAAGCCATCGAACTCGCCCATCAACATGGCTGCATCGTTATGGTTGATGGTGCACAAGGCATTGTTCATAGTCCAGCAGATGTTCAAGCGCTTGATATTGATTTTTATGCTTTTTCCGCCCACAAATTGTATGGGCCAACCGGTATTGGCGTACTGTATGGTAAATCTGAACTGCTAAAAGAAATGCCCGCCTGGCAAGGTGGCGGTAAAATGCTAACCCATGCCTCATTCGGCGGTTTTACGCCTCACGAAGTACCCTACCGCTTTGAAGCTGGGACGCCTAATATTGCTGGCGTGATTGGTTTATCGGCCGTGCTCAGTTGGCTCGAACACATCGACCTGGACGAGGCCGAAACTTATAGCCAAAACCTGGCGATATTAGCGGAAAATAAACTGGCTCAATTGCCGGGCTTTCGTAGCTTCCGTTGCCAACAATCAAGTTTGTTAGCATTCACTTTTGATGGTGTTCATCACAGCGATTTAGCGACGTTATTGGCAGAACAAGGGATCGCGCTACGCGCTGGACAACATTGTGCTCAACCATTAATGGCAGCATTGGGGATAAGCGGCAGCCTGCGCGCTTCATTTGCGCCTTATAATACAGAAAACGACGTTGAAACTTTGTGTACGGCGATCGCTAAGGCACTGGAATTATTGCAAGATTAA
- the csdE gene encoding cysteine desulfurase sulfur acceptor subunit CsdE: MMIAPHPFGHDITAANLLETFSAHKQWEDRYRQLILLAKQLPPLPEALKQNELELTGCENRVWLGHECLPDGRLHFYGDSEGRIVRGLLAVILTTVEGKTPQQVLTEDPLALFEQLGLRQQLSTSRASGLQALAQGVRAIAAKYVQ; encoded by the coding sequence ATGATGATTGCCCCACACCCCTTTGGTCACGATATCACTGCTGCTAATCTGCTTGAGACATTCAGTGCTCATAAACAGTGGGAAGACCGCTACCGCCAGTTAATCCTGCTGGCCAAACAACTTCCGCCATTGCCCGAAGCACTAAAACAAAATGAACTGGAGCTAACGGGGTGTGAAAACCGAGTGTGGCTGGGTCATGAGTGCTTACCGGATGGTCGTTTACATTTCTACGGTGATAGCGAGGGCCGCATTGTTCGTGGGTTGTTGGCCGTTATTCTGACAACCGTGGAAGGCAAAACCCCGCAGCAGGTACTGACAGAAGATCCCTTGGCACTGTTTGAGCAATTGGGGTTACGGCAGCAATTAAGTACCTCGCGCGCCAGCGGTTTACAAGCACTGGCGCAGGGTGTGCGGGCGATTGCGGCTAAATATGTGCAATGA
- the tcdA gene encoding tRNA cyclic N6-threonylcarbamoyladenosine(37) synthase TcdA yields the protein MNTAYSEAYQQRFGGIARLYGQQALTLFSQAHICVIGIGGVGSWAAEALARTGIGAITLIDMDDVCVTNTNRQIHALRSNVGQAKTAVMAERILAINPECQVTCIDDFITADNVAELLDKNFSYVIDAIDSVRPKAALLSYCRRYKIPVVTTGGAGGQIDPTRIEVVDLAKTIQDPLAAKLRERLKSDFNVVKNSKGKLGIDCVFSSEPLVYPQSDGSVCASRSTAEGPKKMDCTSGFGSATMVTATFGFVAVSHALKKMMAKAARQGQ from the coding sequence ATGAACACAGCCTATTCCGAAGCTTATCAACAGCGATTTGGTGGCATTGCTCGCCTTTATGGGCAGCAAGCGCTGACACTTTTTTCGCAGGCGCATATTTGTGTTATCGGTATCGGTGGCGTGGGTTCATGGGCAGCTGAAGCACTAGCGCGTACAGGTATTGGTGCGATCACCTTGATTGATATGGATGATGTTTGTGTCACAAATACTAATCGTCAGATCCATGCTTTACGCAGCAATGTCGGGCAGGCTAAAACAGCAGTGATGGCAGAGCGTATTTTAGCTATCAATCCTGAATGCCAAGTGACTTGTATTGATGATTTTATTACTGCGGATAATGTTGCCGAGCTTTTAGATAAAAATTTTAGCTATGTTATTGATGCTATTGATAGTGTTCGTCCCAAAGCAGCACTGCTGTCCTATTGCCGTCGGTATAAAATCCCGGTAGTGACCACCGGTGGTGCCGGCGGGCAAATTGATCCGACTCGCATTGAGGTAGTGGATCTGGCGAAAACCATTCAGGATCCGTTAGCGGCAAAGTTACGTGAAAGGCTAAAAAGTGATTTTAACGTAGTGAAAAACAGCAAAGGCAAATTGGGAATCGACTGTGTGTTCTCCAGTGAGCCATTAGTTTACCCGCAAAGTGATGGTTCTGTGTGTGCGTCGCGCAGTACTGCTGAAGGGCCGAAAAAGATGGATTGTACCTCCGGTTTTGGCTCGGCCACGATGGTCACCGCCACGTTTGGCTTTGTTGCGGTGTCCCATGCATTGAAGAAAATGATGGCGAAAGCCGCCCGTCAGGGGCAATAG
- the mltA gene encoding murein transglycosylase A: MTSRWGKYLLSGIMIAVLAGCQSRPTDRGQQYKDGRLEHPLELVNEPHATGKPVNAKDFSDQVKVINQSSPGLYNRNSSTFNAVENWMLAGADTSKLSLFGLNAYQMEGVDNFGNVQFTGYYTPVLQARYTPQGEFRHPLYRMPAKGKGRLPDRAAIYAGALDSKNLVIAYTNSLVDNFMMEVQGSGYVDYGDGRPLTFFGYAGKNGHAYRSIGKVLIDRGEVAKADMSMQAIRHWAETHSEAEVRELLEQNPSFVFFKPEMYAPVKGASAVPLIAKASVAADRSLIPPGTTLLAEVPLLDNQGKFTGQYQMRLMVALDVGGAIKGQHFDIYQGIGHEAGQAAGFYNHYGRVWVLKNAQSNGPLFTAYQSGKATAQSGDGSSLLVRNQGQ, translated from the coding sequence ATGACAAGTCGTTGGGGCAAATACCTACTAAGTGGAATAATGATTGCCGTTCTGGCAGGTTGCCAATCTCGGCCAACCGATCGTGGGCAGCAATATAAAGATGGGCGTTTGGAGCATCCACTGGAGTTAGTGAATGAACCACACGCAACAGGTAAGCCAGTCAACGCCAAAGATTTCTCTGATCAGGTGAAAGTGATTAACCAATCTTCACCGGGTCTGTATAACCGCAACAGTAGTACATTCAATGCGGTGGAAAATTGGATGTTAGCCGGAGCAGATACCAGTAAGTTAAGCCTGTTTGGTTTGAATGCTTATCAGATGGAAGGTGTGGATAATTTTGGTAATGTACAATTTACCGGTTACTACACGCCGGTGCTTCAGGCTCGCTATACCCCACAAGGCGAATTCCGCCATCCACTTTATCGCATGCCTGCTAAAGGAAAGGGGCGTCTACCTGATCGCGCAGCTATATATGCCGGCGCATTGGATAGCAAAAATTTAGTTATCGCCTACACCAATTCGCTGGTAGATAACTTTATGATGGAGGTACAGGGCAGTGGATATGTTGATTATGGTGATGGGCGACCACTGACTTTCTTCGGTTATGCGGGGAAAAATGGTCATGCTTATCGCAGCATTGGCAAAGTGCTGATTGACCGTGGGGAAGTGGCAAAAGCGGATATGTCGATGCAAGCTATCCGTCATTGGGCTGAAACTCACAGTGAAGCTGAGGTCAGAGAGTTATTAGAGCAGAACCCATCCTTTGTGTTCTTCAAACCGGAAATGTATGCGCCGGTGAAAGGAGCCAGTGCTGTGCCATTGATAGCCAAAGCTTCAGTTGCTGCTGATCGTTCACTGATTCCACCGGGCACAACACTATTGGCCGAAGTTCCTTTATTGGATAATCAGGGTAAATTTACCGGCCAATATCAGATGCGCTTAATGGTGGCACTGGATGTTGGTGGCGCGATTAAAGGCCAACATTTTGATATTTATCAGGGGATTGGTCACGAAGCAGGGCAAGCTGCTGGCTTCTATAACCATTATGGCCGCGTTTGGGTGTTAAAAAATGCGCAAAGTAATGGGCCGCTGTTCACCGCTTATCAAAGTGGCAAAGCAACAGCTCAATCAGGCGATGGTTCCTCACTATTAGTCAGGAATCAAGGCCAGTAG